The Mugil cephalus isolate CIBA_MC_2020 chromosome 19, CIBA_Mcephalus_1.1, whole genome shotgun sequence genome has a window encoding:
- the LOC124996384 gene encoding proteinase-activated receptor 1-like, translating to MRSDFVRRMSPLVLLVVLLGACSASAPAKNGTLDPKTFIYHDPLATDEPFDPDSIIGLDSGEDGINRSINARPRNVTHVRKGLSEEALLFLTGPVSTILIPSFYTLVCCISVPINICAVLAFTRGIRPKKAAAIYMLNLAFADLLFAVLLPFKISYHFEGNDWRFGELMCNVVTGAFYWNMYCSVLLIASISLDRLLAVVYPIDSLGWRTPRNAVIVCVAMWVLSFAGSVPLVISNQTFYLKELNITTCHDVQSSQNLAWLKAYFVTLCCVLFFLPLVITVVSYSRVIWTLSSVPKGVPKSSRRRTRAMVMTFTVLVIFVLCFMPTNCVLLAHYLQFNKAAEKSQEDPDGSYALYLVFLCVGSLNCLLDPLLYYFGSSQCQRQLSNMLTCRKITERGSITSSSSDSCRSSSRTILKSCRTDASNLNSSVAKMDSYQESLSSQYKKLLV from the exons atgaggTCAGATTTCGTCAGGAGAATGTCTCCTCTAGTTCTTCTGGTGGTTCTGCTCGGAGCGTGTTCTGCCTCGGCTCCAGCAAAGAATG GAACATTAGATCCAAAAACCTTTATCTATCATGATCCTTTAGCCACCGATGAACCGTTTGACCCGGATTCAATCATTGGCCTGGATTCAGGAGAAGATGGAATCAACAGATCTATAAATGCCAGACCACGTAACGTCACACATGTCCGTAAAGGACTGTCCGAGGAGGCGCTGCTGTTCCTAACCGGCCCCGTGTCCACCATCCTCATACCGTCCTTCTACACGCTCGTGTGCTGCATCAGCGTGCCCATTAACATCTGCGCGGTGCTGGCCTTCACTCGGGGGATCCGGCCCAAGAAGGCGGCGGCGATCTACATGCTGAACCTGGCCTTTGCCGACCTCCTCTTCGCCGTGCTGCTCCCGTTCAAGATCTCCTACCACTTCGAAGGCAACGACTGGAGGTTCGGGGAGCTCATGTGCAACGTGGTCACCGGCGCCTTCTACTGGAACATGTACTGCTCCGTCCTCCTCATAGCCTCCATCAGCCTGGACCGGCTTCTCGCCGTGGTTTACCCCATCGACTCCCTGGGCTGGAGGACGCCGAGGAACGCCGTCATAGTCTGCGTGGCCATGTGGGTCCTGTCTTTCGCCGGCTCCGTGCCCCTGGTCATCTCCAACCAGACTTTCTATCTCAAAGAGTTGAACATCACCACCTGCCACGACGTTCAGAGCTCGCAAAACTTGGCCTGGCTCAAGGCGTACTTCGTCACCCTGTGCTgcgtcctcttcttcctgcctCTGGTCATCACAGTGGTCTCGTACTCCCGGGTCATCTGGACTCTGAGCAGCGTCCCCAAGGGAGTCCCGAAAAGCTCGCGCCGCAGAACGAGGGCGATGGTGATGACTTTCACCGTGCTGGTGATATTCGTGCTGTGTTTCATGCCCACGAACTGCGTCCTGCTAGCCCACTACCTGCAGTTTAACAAGGCCGCGGAGAAGAGCCAGGAGGACCCCGACGGCTCCTACGCACTCTACCTGGTGTTTCTGTGCGTGGGGAGCCTCAACTGCCTCCTGGACCCGCTCCTCTACTACTTCGGGTCGTCCCAGTGCCAGAGACAGCTGTCCAACATGCTGACATGCAGGAAGATCACAGAGAGGGGCAGCATCACCAGCTCGTCCTCCGACTCATGCAGATCCAGCTCCAGGACTATTCTGAAATCCTGCCGCACGGACGCCTCCAACCTAAACAGCTCGGTCGCAAAAATGGACTCTTACCAGGAAAGCCTCAGCAGCCAGTACAAGAAGCTACTGGTCTGA
- the LOC124996386 gene encoding proteinase-activated receptor 2-like translates to MTPSTRWFQLCLSLCCVLASLAQNDPDYNRGYTGEESTKGVWVYPPAKEVLSSRLTTVFLPIVYIFVFAVGLPANALAIWVFLFRSKKRHPSSIYMANLAMADLLFVIWVPLKIAYHFNGNNWIYGDALCKVLVAFFYANMYCSAAFVACISFQRYWAVVHPLSQAQKDSCAATSVCVAIWVLVWLLTIPLYLYDQDVYVLNLDVHTCHDVTRTSQKGVAAGYFLTMGLLGFVVPTVVCVVSYVLMLRTLRNNMGDTSIAQKRRKAVVLVITVLVMFLLCFTPSNIMLLVHYSLLLAGAEDNLYGFYITTLCLASLNSCIDPFVYYFISEDFREQVKNTFLCRSERTVERMRVSFSALKFSKKSNSYKSESGNTQSTDC, encoded by the exons ATGACTCCGTCGACACGGTGgtttcagctgtgtttgagtttgtgctGCGTGCTGGCGTCCCTGGCGCAGAATG ATCCCGATTATAATAGAGGCTACACCGGTGAAGAATCCACCAAGGGAGTGTGGGTCTACCCCCCGGCCAAAGAGGTCCTGAGCAGCCGCCTCACCACCGTCTTCCTGCCCATCGTCTATATCTTCGTGTTCGCGGTGGGTCTTCCCGCCAACGCTCTGGCCATCTGGGTGTTCCTCTTCAGATCCAAGAAAAGGCACCCGTCCTCCATCTACATGGCCAACCTGGCCATGGCCGACCTGCTGTTTGTCATCTGGGTGCCCCTGAAGATAGCGTACCACTTCAACGGCAACAACTGGATCTACGGAGACGCACTGTGCAAAGTCCTCGTGGCCTTCTTCTACGCCAACATGTACTGCTCCGCGGCGTTTGTCGCGTGCATAAGCTTCCAGCGGTACTGGGCCGTGGTGCACCCGCTGTCCCAGGCGCAGAAGGACAGCTGCGCGGCCACATCCGTCTGCGTCGCGATCTGGGTGCTGGTCTGGCTCCTCACCATCCCTCTTTACCTGTACGACCAAGACGTGTACGTCTTGAACCTCGACGTCCACACCTGCCACGACGTCACCAGGACCAGCCAGAAGGGCGTAGCCGCGGGCTACTTCCTCACCATGGGCCTGCTGGGGTTCGTCGTCCCCACCGTCGTGTGCGTCGTGTCCTACGTCCTCATGCTGAGGACCCTCCGGAACAACATGGGCGACACCAGCATCGCCCAGAAGCGGCGGAAGGCCGTGGTCCTGGTCATCACCGTCCTCGTCATGTTCCTGCTGTGCTTCACCCCCAGCAACATCATGCTGCTGGTGCACTACAGCCTCCTGTTGGCCGGCGCCGAGGACAACCTGTACGGGTTCTACATCACCACGCTGTGCTTGGCCAGCCTCAACAGCTGCATCGACCCGTTCGTTTACTACTTCATCTCCGAGGACTTCAGGGAGCAGGTGAAGAACACGTTCCTGTGCCGGAGCGAGAGGACGGTGGAGAGGATGAGGGTCTCCTTCAGCGCCCTCAAGTTCTCCAAGAAGAGCAACTCGTATAAGTCCGAGTCCGGCAACACGCAGAGCACCGATTGTTAG